Genomic window (Burkholderia sp. HI2500):
CAAGCGCAAAGGCGTCGTTCGCGTGATCTGCAGCTCGGATCCGCGCCACAAGCAGCGCCAAGGCTGACCGCGCGTTTGTTTGCGCTTTTTGTTTGAGGAAAAACAATGGCTCGTATCGCAGGGGTTAACATCCCGAATCACCAGCACACCGAGATCGGCCTGACGGCAATCTTTGGTGTCGGCCGCACCCGTTCGCGCAGCATCTGCGTGGCAGCTGGCGTCGATTTTTCGAAGAAGGTCAAGGACTTGACCGACGCAGACTTGGAAAAGCTGCGTGAAGAAGTGGGCAAGTTTGTCGTCGAAGGCGATCTGCGCCGTGAAGTGACGATGAACATCAAGCGCCTGATGGACCTCGGTTGCTACCGTGGTGTTCGTCATCGCAAGGGCCTGCCGATGCGCGGTCAGCGTACGCGTACGAACGCACGTACTCGCAAGGGTCCGCGTCGTGCAGCGCAAGCGCTGAAGAAGTAAGCGGAACTGACAGTTACAGGAAAACGTAATGGCTAAGGCTTCGAACACCGCGGCGCAACGCGTTCGCAAGAAGGTTAAGAAGAACGTCGCTGAAGGCGTGGTTCACGTTCACGCGTCGTTCAACAACACGATCATCACGATCACCGATCGCCAAGGCAACGCACTGGCATGGGCGACGTCGGGCGGTCAGGGCTTCAAGGGCTCGCGCAAATCGACGCCGTTCGCTGCCCAGGTCGCAGCCGAGTCGGCTGGCCGCGTCGCGATGGAATACGGCGTGAAGAATCTGGAAGTGCGGATCAAGGGCCCGGGCCCGGGTCGTGAGTCGGCAGTGCGCGCACTGCACGGCCTCGGCATCAAGATCACCGCGATTTCGGATGTCACCCCGATTCCGCACAACGGCTGCCGTCCGCCGAAGCGTCGTCGTATCTAAAGGTGTGCTGGCACGTTCGTGCTAGCACATTGCCTGTCGCCGCTCAGCGTCGACGGGCGTTGCTTTTTTGATTGACTAAGCCCACCGTTCGCCCCAAAGGGCGCGAACTAGCGCGGATTCAGATCTGCGTGACTGATTGATAGAGGAATGCAAAGTGGCACGTTATATCGGCCCGAAGGCCAAGCTGTCCCGCCGTGAAGGCACCGACCTGTTCCTGAAGAGCGCACGCCGCTCGCTCGCCGACAAGTGCAAGCTCGACAGCAAGCCGGGTCAGCACGGCCGTACCTCGGGCGCACGTACGTCCGACTACGGTACGCAGCTGCGCGAAAAGCAGAAGGTCAAGCGTATCTACGGCGTGCTGGAGCGTCAGTTCCGCCGCTACTTCGCTGAAGCCGACCGCCGCAAGGGCAACACGGGTGAAAACCTGCTGCAACTGCTCGAGTCGCGTCTCGACAACGTCGTGTATCGCATGGGCTTCGGCTCGACCCGCGCTGAAGCGCGTCAGCTGGTGAGCCACAAGTCGATCACCGTGAACGGCGTCGTCGCGAACGTCCCGTCGCAGCAAGTGAAGGCAGGTGACATCGTCGCGATCCGCGAAAAGGCGAAGAAGCAGGCGCGTATCGTCGAAGCGCTGTCGCTGGCCGAGCAAGGCGGCATGCCGAGCTGGGTTGCAGTCGATGCGAAGAAGTTCGAAGGCACGTTCAAGCAAATGCCGGAACGCGCTGAAATCGCAGGCGACATCAACGAAAGCCTGATCGTCGAATTGTATTCGCGTTAATCCGATTGACGGCCGAGGTACCCCGATTGCGTTGCGCAAGGAGGGGCCTCGGCTGTTTATTTTCTGGTTGTTACCGGTCAGCCTTATCGGTGTAACGAGCCGAGGGTATTGAAAAGGAAAGCCCATGCAAACCAGTTTGCTGAAACCCAAGATCATCGCCGTGGAATCGCTGGGCGAGAACCACGCGAGGGTGGTCATGGAACCGTTCGAACGCGGTTACGGCCACACCTTGGGCAATGCGCTTCGCCGCGTGCTGCTGTCGTCGATGGTTGGCTACGCGCCGACCGAAGTGACGATCGCGGGCGTGGTGCACGAGTACTCGACGCTGGATGGCGTGCAGGAAGACGTCGTCAACCTGCTGCTGAACCTGAAGGGCGTGGTGTTCAAGCTGCATAACCGTGACGAAGTGACGGTTACGCTGCGCAAGGAAGGTGAAGGCGTTGTCACGGCCGGCGATATCGAGCTGGCTCACGACTGCGAAGTCATCAACCCGAATCACGTGATTGCGCACCTGTCGAAGGGCGGCAAGCTCGACGTTCAGATCAAGATCGAAAAGGGTCGCGGCTATGTGCCCGGCAACGTCCGTCGCTACGGCGAAGACACGGCCAAGATCATCGGCCGCATCGTCCTCGACGCATCGTTCTCGCCGGTTCGCCGCGTGAGCTACGCTGTCGAAAGCGCACGTGTCGAGCAGCGTACCGACCTCGACAAGCTCGTGATGAACATCGAGACGAGCGGTGTGATCACGCCGGAAGAAGCGATCCGTCAATCGGCCCGCATCCTGGTCGACCAGCTGTCCGTGTTCGCGGCGCTGGAAGGCACGGAAACGGCAGCCGAAGCGCCGTCGCGTGCACCGCAGATCGACCCGATCCTGCTGCGTCCGGTGGACGATCTCGAGCTGACGGTTCGTTCGGCGAACTGCCTGAAGGCCGAGAACATCTACTACATCGGCGACCTGATCCAGCGCACGGAAAACGAGCTGCTGAAGACGCCGAACCTCGGTCGCAAGTCGCTCAACGAGATCAAGGAAGTGCTCGCTTCGCGCGGTCTCACGCTGGGCATGAAGCTCGAAAACTGGCCGCCGGCTGGTCTCGACAAGTAAGCCCGGTTGTTGCTGTAGTTGGCAAAGATGCGGATTTTCCTTTAAAATCCGCATCTTGCTTTTTTCGTTACCGGCCCGTGCACCCATCGAGGTGCGATAGAAGAGCTGGATCAAAACTTTGAATCAAGGAAACTGAAATGCGCCATCGTCATGGTCTGCGGAAACTGAACCGCACGAGCAGCCACCGTCTGGCTATGCTCCGTAACATGTCCAACTCGCTGATCGAGCACGAAGTCATCAAGACGACGCTGCCGAAGGCGAAGGAACTCCGTAAAGTCGTCGAGCCGCTGATCACGCTCGGCAAGAAGCCGTCGCTGGCAAACCGTCGCCTGGCGTTCAACCGCCTGCGCGATCGTGACTCGGTGGCGAAGCTGTTCGACGTGCTCGGTCCGCGTTTCGCGAACCGTCCGGGCGGCTACCTGCGCGTGCTGAAGTTCGGCTTCCGCGTGGGCGACAACGCACCGATGGCACTGGTCGAGCTGCTCGATCGTCCGGAAGTCGACGAAACGGAAAACGTGCAAGAAGCTGAGTAAGCTTCCGGTACGCAGCAGTATCTGAAAGGGGCCGAGCAATTGCTTGGCCCTTTTTGTTTTTCCGGCGCAGGCTGCGATCGATTGTCGCAGGGCGGTGCCGGCAGCGTTGCGCGGGCTGCGCTACGATACGGGGCAGCCGGCGCGCGCGCCCCAGGTGGGCAATTCGCGTCGGCGGGAGCCGATAGACCAGCCAGGAGGGCGCGGATGATAGTGGTGCTGATGCTGACGACGGTGCCCGATGCCGAGACCGCCAACACGCTTTCAGACGGTGCGCTCGATGCGCGGCTTGCCGCGTGCGTGTCGGAGCTCGGTGCGATCAAGTCGCGCTATCACTGGCAGGGCAAGGTCGAAACGGCCGACGAGATCCAGTTGCTGTTCAAGACGAGCCCCGTGCGGGCGCTCGAACTGGAGCGATTTATTCTCGCGCATCATCCTTACGAGACGCCCGAAGTCGTCTCGTGGCAGACGACGGCATCGGCCGCGTACGGTCAGTGGGTGACCAGCGAAACTCAACGTCTATTTCATGTTTAACGGTATGGCGCTTCCCGTGCGCGTGCGCGCGCTGCGGTTCCTCGCAGTCCTGTTGTCGTTCATGCTCGTGCTGGGCGGCCTGTCGGTCGCGCGCGCGGCCGACGATTTCCTCGATCCGTCGGTTGCGTTCAAGTTCAGTGCGAGCGAATCGCCGGGACAGGTGGACGTCCACTTCAAGGTCGCCAACGGCTATTACCTGTACCGTGAGCGGTTCGCGTTCGCGGTGAAGAGCGGGCAGGCGACGCTCGGCGATCCGCAATTCCCGGCCGGCCACGTGAAGTTCGACCAGACGTTCCAGAAGGACGTCGAGACCTACCGTGACGAAGTCGTCGTGCATGTGCCCGTCAAGCAGGCGTCAGGTCCGTTCGAGCTCGCGGTGACGTCGCAGGGGTGCGCGGACGAGGGCATCTGCTATCCGCCGGCCGAGCACGTCGTGAAGGTCGATGGCGCCGCGCTGGGCGCCGCCTCGTCGTCGCAGTCGTCCGCCGATGAGGTTGCCGCGGGCAGCTGGTTCGACAAGGTCACGAGCGCCGATTTCGCGCAGTCGCTGCTCGAAGGGCATGGCTTCTTCACGATCGTCGCACTGTATTTCGTCGCGGGCGTCGTGCTGAGCCTCCTGCCGTGTTCGTATCCGATGATTCCGATCGTGTCGGCGATCATCATCGG
Coding sequences:
- the rpsD gene encoding 30S ribosomal protein S4, which encodes MARYIGPKAKLSRREGTDLFLKSARRSLADKCKLDSKPGQHGRTSGARTSDYGTQLREKQKVKRIYGVLERQFRRYFAEADRRKGNTGENLLQLLESRLDNVVYRMGFGSTRAEARQLVSHKSITVNGVVANVPSQQVKAGDIVAIREKAKKQARIVEALSLAEQGGMPSWVAVDAKKFEGTFKQMPERAEIAGDINESLIVELYSR
- the rpsK gene encoding 30S ribosomal protein S11: MAKASNTAAQRVRKKVKKNVAEGVVHVHASFNNTIITITDRQGNALAWATSGGQGFKGSRKSTPFAAQVAAESAGRVAMEYGVKNLEVRIKGPGPGRESAVRALHGLGIKITAISDVTPIPHNGCRPPKRRRI
- the cutA gene encoding divalent-cation tolerance protein CutA, with amino-acid sequence MIVVLMLTTVPDAETANTLSDGALDARLAACVSELGAIKSRYHWQGKVETADEIQLLFKTSPVRALELERFILAHHPYETPEVVSWQTTASAAYGQWVTSETQRLFHV
- the rpmJ gene encoding 50S ribosomal protein L36; translation: MKVMASVKRICRNCKIIKRKGVVRVICSSDPRHKQRQG
- the rplQ gene encoding 50S ribosomal protein L17, giving the protein MRHRHGLRKLNRTSSHRLAMLRNMSNSLIEHEVIKTTLPKAKELRKVVEPLITLGKKPSLANRRLAFNRLRDRDSVAKLFDVLGPRFANRPGGYLRVLKFGFRVGDNAPMALVELLDRPEVDETENVQEAE
- the rpsM gene encoding 30S ribosomal protein S13, whose translation is MARIAGVNIPNHQHTEIGLTAIFGVGRTRSRSICVAAGVDFSKKVKDLTDADLEKLREEVGKFVVEGDLRREVTMNIKRLMDLGCYRGVRHRKGLPMRGQRTRTNARTRKGPRRAAQALKK
- a CDS encoding DNA-directed RNA polymerase subunit alpha gives rise to the protein MQTSLLKPKIIAVESLGENHARVVMEPFERGYGHTLGNALRRVLLSSMVGYAPTEVTIAGVVHEYSTLDGVQEDVVNLLLNLKGVVFKLHNRDEVTVTLRKEGEGVVTAGDIELAHDCEVINPNHVIAHLSKGGKLDVQIKIEKGRGYVPGNVRRYGEDTAKIIGRIVLDASFSPVRRVSYAVESARVEQRTDLDKLVMNIETSGVITPEEAIRQSARILVDQLSVFAALEGTETAAEAPSRAPQIDPILLRPVDDLELTVRSANCLKAENIYYIGDLIQRTENELLKTPNLGRKSLNEIKEVLASRGLTLGMKLENWPPAGLDK